In Bacillus rossius redtenbacheri isolate Brsri chromosome 15, Brsri_v3, whole genome shotgun sequence, one genomic interval encodes:
- the LOC134539610 gene encoding serine-rich adhesin for platelets-like: protein MRVSAATVLLLAAALLVTGSEYTGSARADSARSETEERQRNIIEIDEDRRKLGKFDDFKQKAMHIIQNNTETKKNQKGTTETYFFKNNYIKKYLYRMPTENLNIDPQHPLSSSIYTSISVSTQHLTTHASTSPTSILTTVLHPTYSTANSTHTTTHHSSTEPAASSGQSTSTSSSVSTKHSTSSGSTSPSSTLTTKLHITNSTAISTHSTTHHSSTEPAASSGQSTSTSSSVSTKHSTSSESTSPSFTLTTKLHPTNSTAISTHSTTHHSSTEPATSISHTISTSSSESTKHSTSIAFPSPSSTLTTKLNPTNSTAISSHSTTHHSSTEPATSISHTSSTSSSESTKHSTSIASPSPSSTLTTKLHPTNSTAISSHSTTHDSSTEPATSISHTSSTSSSESTKHSTSIASPSPSSTLTTKLNPTNSTAISSHSTTHHSFTEPATSISHTSSTSSSESTKHSTSIASPSPSSTLTTKLHQTNSTAISSHSTTHDSSTEPATSISHTNSTSSSESTKHSTSMASPSPSSTLTTKLHPTNSTAISSHYTTHHSSTKPATSISHTSSTSSSESTKHSTSIASPSPSSTLTTKLNPTNSTAISSHSTTHHSFTEPATSISHTSSTSSSETISSHYTTHDSSTEPATSISHTSSTSSSESTKHSTSIASPSPSSTLTTKLNPTNSTAISSHSTTHHSFTEPVTSISHTSSTSSSESTKHSTSIASPSPSSTLTTKLHQTNSTAISSHSTTHDSSTEPATSINHTSSTSSSVSTKHSTTHESTYPSSTFTTVLHSDTSTSMSTSTVTHDSSSAVVSTSSVNTVTLAPEYTVTAPASICLRARVTITVTFNYTTNSGKARGELKVPDHATVTGGCGPQEDYLSMTWTSPGLAPDSRLEPLLNNVTVVLDVSGGEFSIRRLWARLLLDSARFPGASEACVELSSADQLRLLATPARCEMACSRTDVIAACGEAVFRLASLRLAVLGPGQAAPGGEVDCAAAAAGGGGGGGLGAWGIAGAVVGAAGAAGALLALWRRRRRRCSYETSHV from the exons ATGCGGGTCTCGGCGGCGACAGTGctgctgctggcggcggcgctgcTCGTCACAGGCTCCGAGTACACGGGGTCAGCCCGGGCAGACAGCGCGCGCTCAG AAACAGAAGAAAGGCAAAGAAACATCATTGAAATTGATGAAGATAGAAGAAAACTGGGAAAATTCGATGATTTCAAACAAAAAGCAATGCATATTATTCAAAACAACaccgaaactaaaaaaaatcaaaaaggcacaactgaaacatatttttttaaaaacaattacattaaaaaatatttatacagaaTGCCAACGGAAAATCTGAACATTGACCCGCAACATCCACTCTCATCTTCGATTTATACTAGCATTAGTGTAAGTACCCAACATTTAACAACCCATGCTTCTACATCTCCAACATCTATACTCACCACTGTATTACATCCAACATATTCAACAGCTAATTCAACACATACTACTACACATCACTCCTCTACCGAACCTGCAGCATCTTCCGGTCAGTCTACTTCTACTAGCAGTAGTGTTAGTACCAAACATTCTACATCAAGTGGATCAACATCTCCATCTTCTACTCTTACCACTAAATTACATATAACTAATTCAACAGCTATTTCAACACATTCTACTACACATCACTCCTCTACCGAACCTGCAGCATCTTCCGGTCAGTCTACTTCTACTAGCAGTAGTGTTAGTACCAAACATTCTACTTCAAGTGAATCTACATCTCCATCTTTTACTCTTACAACTAAATTACATCCAACTAATTCAACAGCTATTTCAACACATTCTACTACACATCACTCCTCTACCGAACCTGCAACATCAATCAGTCATACTATTTCTACCAGCAGTAGTGAAAGTACCAAACATTCTACATCAATAGCATTTCCATCTCCATCTTCCACTCTTACCACTAAATTAAATCCAACTAATTCAACAGCTATTTCTTCACATTCTACTACACATCACTCCTCTACCGAACCTGCAACATCAATCAGTCATACTTCTTCTACCAGCAGTAGTGAAAGTACCAAACATTCAACATCAATAGCATCTCCATCTCCATCTTCCACTCTTACCACTAAATTACATCCAACTAATTCAACAGCTATTTCATCACATTCTACTACACATGACTCCTCTACCGAACCTGCAACATCAATCAGTCATACTTCTTCTACCAGCAGTAGTGAAAGTACCAAACATTCTACATCAATAGCATCTCCATCTCCATCTTCCACTCTTACCACTAAATTAAATCCAACTAATTCAACAGCTATTTCTTCACATTCTACTACACATCACTCCTTTACCGAACCTGCAACATCAATCAGTCATACTTCATCTACCAGCAGTAGTGAAAGTACCAAACATTCAACATCAATAGCATCTCCATCTCCATCTTCCACTCTTACCACTAAATTACATCAAACTAATTCAACAGCTATTTCGTCACATTCTACTACACATGACTCATCTACCGAACCTGCAACATCAATCAGTCATACTAATTCTACCAGCAGTAGTGAAAGTACCAAACATTCTACATCAATGGCATCTCCATCTCCATCTTCCACTCTTACCACTAAATTACATCCAACTAATTCAACAGCTATTTCATCACATTATACTACACATCACTCCTCTACCAAACCTGCAACATCAATCAGTCATACTTCTTCTACCAGCAGTAGTGAAAGTACCAAACATTCTACATCAATAGCATCTCCATCTCCATCTTCCACTCTTACCACTAAATTAAATCCAACTAATTCAACAGCTATTTCTTCACATTCTACTACACATCACTCCTTTACCGAACCTGCAACATCAATCAGTCATACTTCATCTACCAGCAGTAGTGAAA CTATTTCATCACATTATACTACACATGACTCCTCTACCGAACCTGCAACATCAATCAGTCATACTTCTTCTACCAGCAGTAGTGAAAGTACCAAACATTCTACATCAATAGCATCTCCATCTCCATCTTCCACTCTTACCACTAAATTAAATCCAACTAATTCAACAGCTATTTCTTCACATTCTACTACACATCACTCCTTTACCGAACCTGTAACATCAATCAGTCATACTTCATCTACCAGCAGTAGTGAAAGTACCAAACATTCAACATCAATAGCATCTCCATCTCCATCTTCCACTCTTACCACTAAATTACATCAAACTAATTCAACAGCTATTTCGTCACATTCTACTACACATGACTCATCTACCGAACCTGCAACATCAATCAATCATACTTCTTCTACCAGCAGTAGTGTAAGTACCAAACATTCCACAACCCACGAGTCTACATATCCATCTTCTACATTTACTACCGTATTACATTCAGATACTTCAACATCAATGTCCACGTCGACAGTCACACATGACTCTTCCTCTGCCGTCGTCAGCACAAGTTCTGTGAACACTGTTACCCTGGCGCCTGAATACACTGTAACAGCTCCTGCCTCCATTTGCCTGCGAGCTCGTGTTACTATCACCGTTACATTCAACTATACAACGAACTCGGGCAAG GCGCGGGGAGAGTTGAAGGTGCCCGATCACGCCACGGTGACGGGTGGTTGCGGCCCCCAGGAGGACTACCTCTCCATGACTTGGACCTCTCCAGGCCTGGCGCCGGACTCCAGACTGGAGCCGCTGCTCAACAACGTGACTGTGGTGCTGGACGTCTCTGGAGGGGAGTTCTCCATCCGCCGCCTGTGGGCCAGGCTCCTGCTGGACTCTGCCCGCTTCCCTGGAGCCTCAG AGGCCTGTGTGGAGCTGAGCTCGGCGGACCAGCTGCGCCTGCTGGCGACCCCGGCTCGCTGCGAGATGGCGTGCAGCCGCACAGACGTGATCGCAGCCTGCGGCGAGGCAGTCTTCAGGCTGGCCTCGCTGCGGCTCGCCGTGCTGGGGCCCGGTCAGGCGGCGCCCGGCGGCG